The Stigmatopora argus isolate UIUO_Sarg chromosome 16, RoL_Sarg_1.0, whole genome shotgun sequence genome has a window encoding:
- the psmb7 gene encoding proteasome subunit beta type-7 codes for MGFSNWSKTVVVEEEDHISLTRKMAALTISSSTLGGFTFDNCKRNGFLEAKANELGCHLPAARKTGTTICGIVFKDGIVLGADTRATEGMIVADKNCSKIHYISPNIYCCGAGTAADTEMTTQMISSNLELHALSTGRRPRVATANRMFKQMLFRYQGYIGAALVLGGVDCNGPHLYSIYPHGSTDKLPYVTMGSGSLAAMAVFEDRYKPGMEEKEAKALVRDAIAAGIFNDLGSGSNIDLCVITADKVDYIRPHDQANKKGSRTGDYKYKRGTTGVLTKVVTPLNLDVVEESVQTMDTS; via the exons ATGGGATTTTCCAATTGGTCCAaaacagtagtagtagaagaagAAGATCACATTTCGCTAACCAGGAAAATGGCGGCTCTAACAATTAGCTCGTCAACTCTTGGTGGTTTTACTTTTGATAACTGCAAAAG AAATGGATTCCTGGAAGCAAAGGCAAACGAATTAGGCTGTCATTTGCCTGCAGCTCGTAAAACTGGAACTACCATTTGTGGGATTGTGTTCAAG GATGGCATCGTCCTGGGAGCTGACACCCGAGCCACGGAGGGCATGATCGTTGCTGACAAGAACTGCTCCAAGATACATTACATATCGCCAAATATTTA CTGTTGCGGTGCCGGAACGGCGGCCGACACGGAGATGACCACTCAGATGATCTCCTCTAACCTGGAGTTGCACGCCCTGTCCACGGGCAGACGTCCCCGCGTAGCCACGGCCAATCGCATGTTCAAACAAATGCTTTTCAG GTATCAGGGCTACATCGGCGCCGCTCTGGTACTCGGCGGCGTGGACTGCAACGGGCCTCACCTCTACAGCATCTACCCTCACGGCTCGACAGACAAGCTCCCCTACGTCACCATGG GATCCGGGTCGCTGGCTGCCATGGCGGTGTTTGAAGACCGATACAAACCCGGCATGGAG GAAAAAGAAGCCAAGGCGCTGGTCCGTGATGCCATCGCGGCAGGAATCTTCAATGACCTGGGCTCCGGCAGCAACATCGATCTTTGCGTGATCACCGCTGACAAAGTGGACTACATTCGACCTCACGACCAGGCCAACAAGAAAGGTTCCAG AACCGGCGACTACAAGTACAAAAGGGGAACCACTGGTGTCCTAACGAAGGTCGTGACGCCGTTGAACCTGGACGTGGTGGAGGAAAGCGTGCAAACCATGGACACTTCCTAG
- the dennd1a gene encoding DENN domain-containing protein 1A isoform X2, with the protein MESRIKESPESLFEVYVEVVGPTTPSTGPEIRRKFPEDFQDEETIKTVPKFCFPLSLDSVPVNQTDQNFTFVLTDANSKHKFGFCRLSSSSRTCFCILSYLPWFDVYYKLLNIIADYTVIGQESNFQELLASLHRLSIPEPGVPVQVATHFYFTVPDLKELPRIPENRNLTEYFVAVDVNNMLQVYASMLHERRILICCSTLSTLTACVHGSAAMLYPMYWQHVYIPVLPPHLLDYCCAPMPYLIGVHSSLMGKIQGMAMDDVVILNVDNNTLETPHHDLQTLPHDVVSSLKNRLKKFSSTPGDGVARAFLKSQAALFGSYRNALQIELGEPITFNEDTFVNHRLSAMREFLQNAIQLQLFKQFIDGRLELLNSGEGFSDIFEEEISKGEYAGSDKSYHQWLITVKKGSGAILNTVKTKANPAMKTAYKFAKDHAKMGIKEVKSRLKQKENTDNGPGIIDEDKEYVAKRFEMEETSQSLDEHRINRLFGLSPMLMKKTNSSESLEGHHDQSQRYCSLREVDWTEDSDSNLDFRRRRPLQKNLASASKLAHFFSRLDEHDGQPLPLAKSLEDLKSLKDYEKLHTEFTRERLDLGFSEHPQIPLGLKLPNTYNKLLDIECDQPESDFWDHNNPCKKTQSAHFLTQKNEHNSQITDPGGPDRSAPDDITIPRPHGRKSAELGTALAPSGSKASNGERTKAGDGEGRSSDVEDQVDLIRLLDPLNKPPKTISSSTREELTFLQQKSRLPPQAFFQPHGLTSHSVWTPSVYNSLPRMQYLSGARCAPFHEAPSGSPLQNPSYSQPYPSLSEISNQHWTHGPALFPSFQTGNPYNPNIPQTLSGLSDSILVPNAAPKSGPGQVQEEQEKVEDPFRDLLTMMKPTITLEKTTDRPQKGWETFD; encoded by the exons ATGGAGTCCAGAATCAA GGAAAGCCCAGAGTCCCTTTTTGAAGTATATGTGGAGGTTGTTGGTCCAACTACACCAAGCACGG GCCCTGAAATCCGCAGAAAATTCCCCGAAGACTTTCAAGATGAG GAAACCATTAAGACGGTGCCCAAATTCTGCTTTCCTCTTTCTTTGGACAG CGTCCCAGTCAACCAAACAGACCAAAATTTCACATTTGTACTGACCGACGCCAACAGTAAACACAAATTTGGATTTTGCCGCCTGTCGTCAAGTTCGCGCACCTGCTTCTGCATTCTTAG CTACCTGCCCTGGTTCGACGTATATTAtaaattattaaacatcattgCGGATTACACTGTTATCGGCCAG GAGAGCAATTTCCAGGAACTCCTGGCATCTTTACACCGTCTTTCCATTCCCGAGCCCGGCGTTCCCGTTCAGGTCGCAACG CATTTCTACTTCACCGTACCGGACCTAAAAGAGCTCCCCAGAATACCCGAAAAC AGAAACCTGACAGAATATTTTGTAGCGGTCGACGTCAACAACATGCTCCAAGTCTACGCTAGCATGCTTCACGAACGTCGGATTCTCATCTGCTGTAGCACGCTAAGCACT tTAACAGCTTGCGTCCATGGCTCTGCTGCCATGTTGTACCCGATGTACTGGCAACATGTTTACATTCCAGTCCTGCCTCCCCATCTCTTGGACTACTGCTG TGCTCCGATGCCTTACCTTATTGGAGTCCATTCCAGCCTAATGGGG aaAATTCAAGGAATGGCTATGGACGATGTAGTGATTCTGAATGTGGACAACAACACCCTTGAAACACCTCATCATGACCTTCAAACTTTACCCCACGATGTG GTTTCATCGTTAAAAAATCGTCTCAAGAAGTTTTCAAGCACCCCCGGCGATGGGGTGGCCCGCGCCTTCCTCAAGAGTCAGGCGGCTCTCTTTGGCAGTTACAGAAATGCTCTTCAGATTGAATTG GGTGAACCAATAACATTCAACGAAGACACTTTTGTCAATCATCGATTGAGCGCCATGAGAGAATTCCTTCAAAATGCCATCCAGCTTCAACTCTTCAAGCAG TTCATCGATGGCCGCTTGGAACTATTAAACTCGGGAGAAGGTTTCAGCGACATTTTTGAAGAGGAGATCAGCAAAGGGGAATACGCAG GAAGCGATAAATCCTATCACCAGTGGCTAATCACTGTAAAG AAAGGGAGCGGCGCCATTTTGAACACAGTGAAGACCAAAGCCAACCCAGCCATGAAGACGGCTTACAAATTT GCGAAAGACCACGCCAAAATGGGGATTAAGGAAGTCAAGAGCCGGCTAAAGCAGAAG GAAAATACTGACAACGGACCGGGAATTATCGACGAGGACAAAGAATATGTTGCAAAAAGATTTGAGATGGAGGAGACGTCGCAGTCATTGGACGAACACAGAATAAATCGACTATTTGGCCTG TCCCCCATGCTGATGAAGAAAACAAATAGTAGCGAGAGTCTGGAAGGTCATCACGACCA GTCACAGCGATACTGCTCCCTGAGGGAGGTCGATTGGACGGAAGATTCCGATTCCAATTTGGATTTCCGACGTCGCCGCCCACTTCAGAAGAACCTCGCCAGTGCTAGCAAATTAGCGCATTTCTTCAGCCGCCTGGACGAGCACGACGGCCAACCCCTTCCCTTGGCTAAAAGTCTTGAGGACCTCAAGAGTCTGAAGGACTATGAAAAGCTTCACACTGAGTTCACCCGTGAG CGACTGGATCTTGGTTTCAGCGAACACCCCCAAATCCCTTTGGGTCTCAAACTCCCCAACACTTACAACAAACTGCTGGACATCGAATGTGATCAACCGGAATCTGACTTTTGGGACCACAACAACCCCTGCAAGAAAACTCAATCGGCTCATTTCCTCACCCAGAAAAACGAGCACAACAGTCAAATTACCGATCCCGGCGGGCCGGACCGGTCCGCCCCGGACGACATCACCATACCCCGACCCCACGGTAGGAAGAGCGCCGAGCTCGGAACGGCGTTAGCGCCATCTGGTTCCAAGGCGTCTAATGGAGAACGGACAAAAGCGGGAGATGGAGAAGGTCGGTCTTCGGACGTGGAAGATCAAGTGGATTTGATAAGGCTTCTGGACCCTCTGAACAAACCCCCCAAGACCATTTCCTCATCAACCCGGGAAGAACTGACGTTTCTTCAACAGAAAAGCAGACTTCCGCCTCAGGCTTTCTTCCAGCCACACGGTCTAACTTCGCATTCTGTTTGGACTCCGTCCGTCTACAATTCCTTACCCCGAATGCAGTATTTGTCAGGCGCCAGGTGCGCCCCTTTCCACGAAGCCCCGAGTGGTTCCCCTCTCCAGAACCCAAGCTATTCGCAACCTTACCCTTCGCTATCAGAAATCTCAAACCAGCACTGGACTCACGGTCCCGCTCTTTTTCCCAGTTTCCAAACGGGTAATCCCTATAACCCGAATATTCCGCAGACTCTTTCAGGACTTTCCGACTCTATTCTGGTCCCAAATGCTGCTCCCAAATCAGGACCAGGACAAGTTCAAGAAGAGCAAGAGAAAGTCGAGGATCCTTTCCGTGACCTTCTGACCATGATGAAACCAACGATCACTCTTGAAAAGACGACGGATCGACCTCAGAAAGGCTGGGAAACATTCGACTAA
- the dennd1a gene encoding DENN domain-containing protein 1A isoform X1 yields the protein MESRIKESPESLFEVYVEVVGPTTPSTGPEIRRKFPEDFQDEETIKTVPKFCFPLSLDSVPVNQTDQNFTFVLTDANSKHKFGFCRLSSSSRTCFCILSYLPWFDVYYKLLNIIADYTVIGQESNFQELLASLHRLSIPEPGVPVQVATHFYFTVPDLKELPRIPENRNLTEYFVAVDVNNMLQVYASMLHERRILICCSTLSTLTACVHGSAAMLYPMYWQHVYIPVLPPHLLDYCCAPMPYLIGVHSSLMGKIQGMAMDDVVILNVDNNTLETPHHDLQTLPHDVVSSLKNRLKKFSSTPGDGVARAFLKSQAALFGSYRNALQIELGEPITFNEDTFVNHRLSAMREFLQNAIQLQLFKQFIDGRLELLNSGEGFSDIFEEEISKGEYAGSDKSYHQWLITVKKGSGAILNTVKTKANPAMKTAYKFAKDHAKMGIKEVKSRLKQKQENTDNGPGIIDEDKEYVAKRFEMEETSQSLDEHRINRLFGLSPMLMKKTNSSESLEGHHDQSQRYCSLREVDWTEDSDSNLDFRRRRPLQKNLASASKLAHFFSRLDEHDGQPLPLAKSLEDLKSLKDYEKLHTEFTRERLDLGFSEHPQIPLGLKLPNTYNKLLDIECDQPESDFWDHNNPCKKTQSAHFLTQKNEHNSQITDPGGPDRSAPDDITIPRPHGRKSAELGTALAPSGSKASNGERTKAGDGEGRSSDVEDQVDLIRLLDPLNKPPKTISSSTREELTFLQQKSRLPPQAFFQPHGLTSHSVWTPSVYNSLPRMQYLSGARCAPFHEAPSGSPLQNPSYSQPYPSLSEISNQHWTHGPALFPSFQTGNPYNPNIPQTLSGLSDSILVPNAAPKSGPGQVQEEQEKVEDPFRDLLTMMKPTITLEKTTDRPQKGWETFD from the exons ATGGAGTCCAGAATCAA GGAAAGCCCAGAGTCCCTTTTTGAAGTATATGTGGAGGTTGTTGGTCCAACTACACCAAGCACGG GCCCTGAAATCCGCAGAAAATTCCCCGAAGACTTTCAAGATGAG GAAACCATTAAGACGGTGCCCAAATTCTGCTTTCCTCTTTCTTTGGACAG CGTCCCAGTCAACCAAACAGACCAAAATTTCACATTTGTACTGACCGACGCCAACAGTAAACACAAATTTGGATTTTGCCGCCTGTCGTCAAGTTCGCGCACCTGCTTCTGCATTCTTAG CTACCTGCCCTGGTTCGACGTATATTAtaaattattaaacatcattgCGGATTACACTGTTATCGGCCAG GAGAGCAATTTCCAGGAACTCCTGGCATCTTTACACCGTCTTTCCATTCCCGAGCCCGGCGTTCCCGTTCAGGTCGCAACG CATTTCTACTTCACCGTACCGGACCTAAAAGAGCTCCCCAGAATACCCGAAAAC AGAAACCTGACAGAATATTTTGTAGCGGTCGACGTCAACAACATGCTCCAAGTCTACGCTAGCATGCTTCACGAACGTCGGATTCTCATCTGCTGTAGCACGCTAAGCACT tTAACAGCTTGCGTCCATGGCTCTGCTGCCATGTTGTACCCGATGTACTGGCAACATGTTTACATTCCAGTCCTGCCTCCCCATCTCTTGGACTACTGCTG TGCTCCGATGCCTTACCTTATTGGAGTCCATTCCAGCCTAATGGGG aaAATTCAAGGAATGGCTATGGACGATGTAGTGATTCTGAATGTGGACAACAACACCCTTGAAACACCTCATCATGACCTTCAAACTTTACCCCACGATGTG GTTTCATCGTTAAAAAATCGTCTCAAGAAGTTTTCAAGCACCCCCGGCGATGGGGTGGCCCGCGCCTTCCTCAAGAGTCAGGCGGCTCTCTTTGGCAGTTACAGAAATGCTCTTCAGATTGAATTG GGTGAACCAATAACATTCAACGAAGACACTTTTGTCAATCATCGATTGAGCGCCATGAGAGAATTCCTTCAAAATGCCATCCAGCTTCAACTCTTCAAGCAG TTCATCGATGGCCGCTTGGAACTATTAAACTCGGGAGAAGGTTTCAGCGACATTTTTGAAGAGGAGATCAGCAAAGGGGAATACGCAG GAAGCGATAAATCCTATCACCAGTGGCTAATCACTGTAAAG AAAGGGAGCGGCGCCATTTTGAACACAGTGAAGACCAAAGCCAACCCAGCCATGAAGACGGCTTACAAATTT GCGAAAGACCACGCCAAAATGGGGATTAAGGAAGTCAAGAGCCGGCTAAAGCAGAAG CAGGAAAATACTGACAACGGACCGGGAATTATCGACGAGGACAAAGAATATGTTGCAAAAAGATTTGAGATGGAGGAGACGTCGCAGTCATTGGACGAACACAGAATAAATCGACTATTTGGCCTG TCCCCCATGCTGATGAAGAAAACAAATAGTAGCGAGAGTCTGGAAGGTCATCACGACCA GTCACAGCGATACTGCTCCCTGAGGGAGGTCGATTGGACGGAAGATTCCGATTCCAATTTGGATTTCCGACGTCGCCGCCCACTTCAGAAGAACCTCGCCAGTGCTAGCAAATTAGCGCATTTCTTCAGCCGCCTGGACGAGCACGACGGCCAACCCCTTCCCTTGGCTAAAAGTCTTGAGGACCTCAAGAGTCTGAAGGACTATGAAAAGCTTCACACTGAGTTCACCCGTGAG CGACTGGATCTTGGTTTCAGCGAACACCCCCAAATCCCTTTGGGTCTCAAACTCCCCAACACTTACAACAAACTGCTGGACATCGAATGTGATCAACCGGAATCTGACTTTTGGGACCACAACAACCCCTGCAAGAAAACTCAATCGGCTCATTTCCTCACCCAGAAAAACGAGCACAACAGTCAAATTACCGATCCCGGCGGGCCGGACCGGTCCGCCCCGGACGACATCACCATACCCCGACCCCACGGTAGGAAGAGCGCCGAGCTCGGAACGGCGTTAGCGCCATCTGGTTCCAAGGCGTCTAATGGAGAACGGACAAAAGCGGGAGATGGAGAAGGTCGGTCTTCGGACGTGGAAGATCAAGTGGATTTGATAAGGCTTCTGGACCCTCTGAACAAACCCCCCAAGACCATTTCCTCATCAACCCGGGAAGAACTGACGTTTCTTCAACAGAAAAGCAGACTTCCGCCTCAGGCTTTCTTCCAGCCACACGGTCTAACTTCGCATTCTGTTTGGACTCCGTCCGTCTACAATTCCTTACCCCGAATGCAGTATTTGTCAGGCGCCAGGTGCGCCCCTTTCCACGAAGCCCCGAGTGGTTCCCCTCTCCAGAACCCAAGCTATTCGCAACCTTACCCTTCGCTATCAGAAATCTCAAACCAGCACTGGACTCACGGTCCCGCTCTTTTTCCCAGTTTCCAAACGGGTAATCCCTATAACCCGAATATTCCGCAGACTCTTTCAGGACTTTCCGACTCTATTCTGGTCCCAAATGCTGCTCCCAAATCAGGACCAGGACAAGTTCAAGAAGAGCAAGAGAAAGTCGAGGATCCTTTCCGTGACCTTCTGACCATGATGAAACCAACGATCACTCTTGAAAAGACGACGGATCGACCTCAGAAAGGCTGGGAAACATTCGACTAA